The following are from one region of the Halodesulfurarchaeum sp. HSR-GB genome:
- a CDS encoding phosphopantetheine adenylyltransferase, which translates to MDVALGGTFDPIHDGHRRLFRRGFELGDLTVGLTSDDLAPETRHEPRYVRPFEERQAKLREELAEMAATYDRDFAVRKLTEPTGIAVEPPFEALVVTPETQAGGERINRIRRERGLDPLEIVVVERLLADDGEIISSTRIVRGEIDEHGHVTEGPENERSAVR; encoded by the coding sequence ATGGACGTGGCGCTGGGGGGAACGTTCGATCCCATCCACGACGGGCACCGTCGCCTTTTTCGTCGCGGATTCGAACTCGGTGACCTGACTGTCGGCTTGACCAGCGACGACCTGGCCCCCGAGACGCGTCACGAACCCCGATACGTGCGACCCTTCGAGGAGCGGCAGGCGAAACTGCGTGAGGAACTGGCCGAGATGGCCGCCACCTACGATCGGGACTTTGCAGTTCGAAAGCTTACCGAACCCACGGGCATCGCCGTCGAGCCGCCGTTCGAGGCCCTGGTCGTCACGCCGGAGACCCAGGCCGGTGGCGAGCGCATCAACCGTATTCGACGGGAGCGCGGGCTCGACCCCCTGGAGATCGTCGTGGTCGAGCGGCTCCTGGCGGACGACGGGGAGATCATTTCGAGCACGCGGATCGTCCGCGGTGAAATCGACGAGCACGGCCACGTCACGGAGGGGCCGGAGAACGAGCGCTCGGCGGTCCGCTGA
- a CDS encoding cation-translocating P-type ATPase — protein sequence MAWHDRPVAAVFETLDSDASGLTDTEARARLESGGPNEIESEGGRTPLAVFVSQFTSGLILVLIGAAILSAAIGHLVDAVLIAVILLANGLFGFVQEYRAERSLQALAEMATPEATVIRNGERVERSQRAVVPGDVIVLEGGDAIPADARVLETASLEVDEAPLTGESVPVEKQSGKLAAATPVAERTNMVFRGTMVTRGRGRAVVVETGMATEVGAIADELATARERQTPLQRDLDRLGKRIGLGVLALSALVVPLLVWRGTALVDAALAAVSLAVAAIPEGLPAVVTLTLALGVRRMADANALVRTLPAVESLGSVDVVCTDKTGTLTEGRMHVDRFWVYDESHEQFDGTRQIETLLTIGALCNDADEDRGEPTEKALYEAALEAGIDVAALRARRPRTDEIPFSADRKRMTTIHEDRVRMKGAPTVVLERSNRILTADGVKPLDRETRDRIEAQVAAFADDALRVLGFAYKEAGAGDPESDLVFVGLQGLIDPPRPEVEAAIAETRRAGIAVKMITGDNRRTARAIGRAVGIESAVLTGPEIDTMDEKTLAEQVAEVDIFARTTPTHKVRILQALQNNGRTVAMTGDGVNDAPALKNADVGIAMGIRGTDVAKQASDITLLDDNYATIEGAIQRGRAVFDNIWKFVGYLLSANLAEVLLVLIASLWGYLVLPAVQLLWINLLTDGLPALAIGADPEASDVMKRGPRTESGVIDRPMLTLIGGFGGTATVVLLGVLVLTLDGAPAVTSYAMTMVFTGFVVFEIAKLYLVRFTRGTSPLSNPWLSAAVLLSILLQLAVLYTPLNRYFGTIPLSLSDWGILLGALGLAMPAFLTVAWVVRRSVTAQWERDRTEGP from the coding sequence ATGGCCTGGCACGACCGGCCCGTCGCGGCGGTGTTCGAGACACTGGATAGCGACGCCAGCGGCCTGACGGACACGGAAGCCAGGGCGCGACTCGAATCCGGCGGGCCGAACGAGATCGAGAGCGAGGGGGGCCGAACCCCGCTCGCGGTCTTCGTCTCGCAGTTCACGAGCGGGCTGATTCTCGTGCTGATCGGGGCCGCGATCCTCTCGGCGGCGATCGGCCACCTCGTCGATGCCGTCCTCATCGCCGTGATCCTGCTGGCAAACGGCCTCTTCGGGTTCGTCCAGGAGTACCGCGCCGAGCGGAGCCTCCAGGCCCTCGCCGAGATGGCCACCCCGGAAGCGACGGTGATCCGGAACGGCGAGCGAGTGGAACGCAGCCAGCGGGCAGTCGTCCCGGGGGACGTGATCGTCCTGGAGGGCGGGGACGCAATCCCGGCCGACGCTCGCGTGCTTGAGACCGCGAGCCTGGAAGTCGACGAGGCGCCGCTGACCGGCGAGAGTGTCCCCGTCGAGAAACAGAGCGGGAAACTGGCGGCAGCAACCCCGGTCGCGGAGCGGACAAACATGGTCTTCCGCGGGACAATGGTTACCCGCGGGCGGGGTCGAGCCGTCGTGGTCGAGACCGGGATGGCCACCGAGGTGGGGGCCATCGCGGACGAACTGGCCACCGCCCGGGAGCGCCAGACGCCGCTCCAGCGCGACCTCGACCGACTGGGGAAGCGGATCGGCCTGGGCGTGCTCGCACTCTCCGCGCTCGTCGTCCCGCTTTTGGTCTGGCGGGGAACGGCGCTCGTGGACGCCGCCCTGGCTGCCGTCTCCCTGGCCGTCGCCGCAATTCCGGAGGGACTGCCAGCCGTGGTCACCTTGACCCTCGCGCTTGGCGTCAGGCGGATGGCCGACGCGAACGCGCTGGTGCGAACCCTCCCGGCTGTGGAGTCCCTCGGTTCGGTCGACGTGGTCTGTACGGACAAGACGGGGACCCTGACCGAGGGGCGGATGCACGTCGATCGGTTCTGGGTCTACGACGAGAGCCACGAGCAGTTCGACGGCACCAGGCAAATAGAGACGCTGCTCACCATCGGCGCGCTCTGTAACGACGCCGATGAGGACCGGGGCGAACCCACGGAAAAGGCCCTCTACGAGGCGGCCCTCGAAGCGGGAATCGACGTGGCGGCACTGCGAGCGCGGCGACCGCGGACGGACGAGATTCCGTTCTCGGCGGATCGCAAACGCATGACGACGATCCACGAGGACCGGGTCCGGATGAAAGGAGCCCCCACCGTGGTTCTGGAGCGCTCGAACCGAATCCTGACCGCCGACGGCGTGAAACCCCTTGACCGAGAGACACGGGACCGGATCGAAGCACAGGTCGCGGCCTTCGCCGACGACGCACTCCGGGTCCTGGGCTTTGCGTACAAAGAAGCGGGGGCGGGGGACCCCGAGTCGGACCTGGTGTTCGTCGGGCTACAGGGGCTGATCGACCCACCCCGCCCGGAGGTCGAGGCCGCCATCGCAGAGACTCGGCGTGCCGGCATCGCAGTCAAGATGATCACGGGGGACAACCGGCGCACGGCGAGGGCAATCGGGCGGGCGGTCGGCATCGAGTCCGCCGTCCTCACCGGCCCGGAGATCGACACGATGGACGAGAAGACCCTCGCCGAGCAGGTCGCGGAAGTGGATATCTTCGCGCGCACGACCCCAACCCACAAGGTCCGGATCCTGCAGGCCTTGCAGAACAACGGCCGAACCGTCGCGATGACGGGCGATGGGGTGAACGACGCGCCCGCGCTGAAGAACGCCGACGTGGGCATCGCGATGGGCATCAGAGGCACCGACGTCGCCAAGCAAGCCAGTGACATCACGCTCCTGGACGACAACTACGCGACAATCGAGGGAGCCATCCAGCGCGGGCGGGCGGTCTTCGACAACATCTGGAAGTTCGTGGGCTATCTCCTCTCGGCGAACCTCGCGGAGGTGCTCCTGGTCCTGATCGCCTCGCTCTGGGGCTATCTCGTCCTCCCGGCGGTGCAGTTGCTCTGGATCAACCTGCTCACCGACGGCCTTCCGGCACTCGCGATCGGGGCAGACCCGGAGGCCTCGGACGTGATGAAACGCGGCCCGCGCACGGAGAGCGGCGTCATCGACCGGCCGATGCTGACGCTCATCGGGGGCTTCGGCGGAACGGCGACGGTCGTGCTGCTCGGCGTGCTGGTACTCACCCTCGATGGCGCTCCAGCGGTGACGTCCTACGCGATGACGATGGTGTTCACCGGCTTCGTCGTCTTCGAAATCGCGAAGCTGTATCTCGTCCGGTTCACCCGCGGGACGAGCCCGCTCTCGAATCCCTGGCTCTCGGCTGCGGTCCTCCTCTCCATCCTGCTACAGCTAGCCGTCCTGTACACCCCGCTGAACCGGTACTTCGGCACGATTCCGTTGAGCCTGAGCGACTGGGGCATTTTACTCGGCGCGCTAGGCCTGGCGATGCCTGCCTTCCTCACCGTCGCATGGGTAGTGCGGCGCTCCGTCACGGCCCAGTGGGAGCGAGATCGGACAGAGGGACCGTAA
- a CDS encoding sodium:calcium antiporter → MLVELALFVLGLAMLVFGADRAVTAAAGLALFYGVSPFFVGVTVISIGTSVPEMVTSITGAYFGAGDLVVGNIVGSETAQITLAIAIVAFITPIVAKRRNVLTYGSAMLLAMTVMLLALEDGSIGRSEGFLMMLAYVQFVYILYTNEGGAEIGEEIEGRLSPREALPWIIGGLALVVVGSQIMVTNGMEVARIVGVPEYTIGLLTGLGTTLPEIAIAGLAATRGQQGISVGSLLGSNVTDPVFSLGIGALFFEISVSNPEQVLLSASYMVLVSVAVLGLLYWRRGISRPLAVVCLLLYLPSLVI, encoded by the coding sequence ATGCTCGTCGAACTCGCGCTGTTCGTCCTCGGGCTGGCAATGTTGGTCTTCGGAGCCGACCGGGCCGTGACTGCCGCTGCCGGGCTGGCCCTCTTCTACGGCGTCTCGCCCTTCTTCGTGGGCGTGACCGTCATCTCGATCGGGACCTCGGTCCCGGAGATGGTCACGTCGATCACCGGGGCGTACTTCGGGGCGGGCGATCTGGTCGTGGGCAACATCGTCGGCTCCGAGACCGCCCAGATCACCCTCGCGATCGCGATCGTCGCGTTCATCACCCCGATCGTGGCCAAGCGGCGAAACGTGCTCACCTACGGGAGTGCGATGCTCCTCGCGATGACGGTAATGCTGCTGGCCCTCGAAGACGGCTCGATCGGTCGCTCAGAAGGATTCCTCATGATGCTCGCCTACGTGCAGTTCGTCTACATCCTGTACACGAACGAGGGCGGGGCAGAGATCGGCGAAGAGATAGAGGGGCGACTCAGCCCTCGTGAGGCCCTGCCGTGGATCATTGGGGGACTGGCGCTGGTCGTGGTCGGCAGCCAGATCATGGTGACTAATGGCATGGAAGTAGCCCGTATCGTGGGGGTCCCGGAGTACACGATCGGCCTGTTGACCGGTCTCGGCACGACGCTACCGGAGATCGCCATCGCCGGACTCGCCGCCACCAGGGGCCAGCAGGGGATCTCGGTGGGCTCACTGCTGGGGAGCAACGTCACGGACCCGGTCTTCTCGCTGGGGATCGGCGCCCTGTTCTTCGAGATCAGTGTGAGCAACCCCGAGCAAGTGCTGCTCTCGGCGAGTTACATGGTGCTCGTCTCGGTGGCCGTGCTCGGACTCTTGTACTGGCGGCGGGGGATTTCCCGCCCACTCGCGGTGGTCTGTCTACTGCTCTATCTCCCCTCGCTGGTCATCTGA
- a CDS encoding transcription initiation factor IIB family protein, with protein sequence MYRAGTERAEEANLAALEQVADRLELDSQARSAARELYLSQLPAPDRSKPGLRAASLYAGSLIAGDQRSQTVVAEAGDVSRLTIQQQWRELLRDAGFEPPSW encoded by the coding sequence ATGTACCGGGCCGGCACGGAACGAGCCGAAGAAGCCAACCTCGCGGCCCTGGAGCAGGTCGCAGACCGACTCGAACTCGACTCCCAGGCCCGATCGGCCGCCCGCGAACTCTACCTCTCCCAGCTCCCGGCTCCAGACCGCTCCAAACCCGGGCTTCGCGCCGCGAGCCTCTATGCCGGCTCGCTCATCGCTGGCGATCAACGCTCCCAGACGGTCGTCGCTGAAGCCGGGGACGTCTCTCGGCTTACGATTCAGCAACAGTGGCGGGAGTTGTTACGGGACGCGGGCTTCGAGCCGCCGTCCTGGTGA